The following proteins come from a genomic window of Microbacterium sulfonylureivorans:
- a CDS encoding Maf family protein, which translates to MRVCLASTSPARLMLLQQFGIRPLTVAPDVDEESVVAAVEASEGRTLAPDEHVLLLARRKAADVAARLADDIPGFDGIVIGGDSMFEIGGDVLGKPHTPENAIARWHALRGRTGVLHSGHAVIRLEPGAAAQEVHAVAEASVTFAGDVTDAEIEAYVDSGEPLHVAGAFTVDSLGGAFITRVEGDPSTVVGMSVSTLRALVRELGVEWTALWHTADPSLERTDVGDARS; encoded by the coding sequence ATGCGCGTGTGCCTCGCCTCGACCTCGCCCGCCCGGCTGATGCTTCTCCAGCAGTTCGGGATCCGGCCGCTCACCGTGGCCCCGGACGTCGACGAGGAGTCGGTGGTCGCAGCGGTCGAGGCATCCGAGGGGCGCACCCTCGCACCCGACGAGCATGTTCTCCTGCTCGCCCGCCGCAAGGCGGCCGACGTCGCCGCGCGGCTGGCCGACGACATCCCGGGCTTCGACGGCATCGTGATCGGCGGCGACTCGATGTTCGAGATCGGCGGCGACGTGCTCGGCAAGCCCCACACGCCCGAGAACGCCATCGCCCGCTGGCATGCGTTGCGCGGACGCACCGGCGTGCTCCACTCCGGGCATGCGGTTATCCGGCTCGAGCCGGGCGCCGCGGCGCAGGAGGTCCACGCGGTCGCCGAGGCATCCGTCACCTTCGCCGGCGACGTGACGGATGCCGAGATCGAGGCGTACGTCGACTCGGGCGAACCGCTGCACGTCGCCGGCGCCTTCACGGTCGACAGCCTGGGCGGGGCCTTCATCACCCGCGTCGAGGGGGATCCGTCGACGGTGGTCGGGATGTCGGTGTCGACCCTGCGGGCGCTCGTGCGCGAGCTGGGCGTCGAGTGGACGGCGCTCTGGCACACGGCAGACCCGTCGCTCGAGCGGACGGATGTCGGAGACGCCAGGTCGTAG
- a CDS encoding acetyl/propionyl/methylcrotonyl-CoA carboxylase subunit alpha, whose amino-acid sequence MPQITKVLVANRGEIAVRVVRAARDAGKSSVAVYADQDRDAMHVRLADEAYALEGTTSAETYLSIDKILSVARRAGADAVHPGYGFLAENADFARAVIAAGLVWIGPSPDAIEALGDKVTARKVAEKVGAPLAPGTPGPVSGADEVVAFAEEVGLPIAIKAAYGGGGRGLKVARTLDEVPEMFESATREAITAFGRGECFVEKYLDKPRHVETQCLADAAGNVVVISTRDCSLQRRHQKLVEEAPAPFLTDEQNTTLYEASKAILKEVGYVGAGTCEFLIGADGTISFLEVNTRLQVEHPVSEEITGVDLVREQFRLAEGEDLGYDDPVADGHSIEFRINGEDAGRGFLPQPGPIHVFKTFGGPGIRLDSGVTAGDSVSGAFDSLLAKIIVTGRDRAEALERSRRALDEFEVAGMPTVLPFHRKVVRDPAFTAEDGNFGVFTRWIETEFVNDIAPWDGELESPKPSENRHTVVVEVAGKRLEVSLPDRVVATPGVSGRPAAVPPSRRSHSPSVVSGASGDAVKAPMQATIVKVAVEEGQQVVKGDLVVVLEAMKMEQPIQAHKDGTIGAINASAGTTVSAGHQLLTIS is encoded by the coding sequence ATGCCTCAGATCACCAAGGTTCTCGTTGCCAACCGCGGTGAGATCGCGGTCCGCGTCGTCCGAGCCGCCCGCGATGCCGGAAAGTCGTCGGTCGCGGTCTACGCCGACCAGGACCGCGACGCCATGCACGTGCGCCTCGCCGACGAGGCGTACGCGCTCGAGGGCACCACCAGCGCCGAGACGTACCTGTCGATCGACAAGATCCTGTCCGTCGCCCGGCGCGCCGGCGCCGACGCGGTGCACCCCGGCTACGGCTTCCTCGCCGAGAACGCCGACTTCGCCCGCGCCGTCATCGCGGCGGGGCTCGTCTGGATCGGCCCGTCGCCCGACGCGATCGAGGCCCTCGGCGACAAGGTCACCGCCCGCAAGGTCGCCGAGAAGGTCGGCGCGCCGCTCGCCCCCGGCACGCCCGGTCCGGTGTCGGGCGCCGACGAGGTCGTGGCCTTCGCCGAAGAGGTCGGCCTGCCGATCGCGATCAAGGCGGCCTACGGCGGCGGGGGCCGCGGGCTCAAGGTCGCCCGCACGCTCGACGAGGTCCCCGAGATGTTCGAGTCGGCGACGCGCGAGGCGATCACCGCCTTCGGCCGCGGCGAGTGCTTCGTCGAGAAGTACCTCGACAAGCCGCGTCACGTCGAGACGCAGTGCCTCGCGGATGCCGCGGGCAACGTCGTCGTGATCTCGACGCGCGACTGTTCGCTGCAGCGTCGTCACCAGAAGCTGGTCGAGGAGGCCCCGGCGCCGTTCCTGACCGACGAGCAGAACACGACCCTGTACGAGGCGTCGAAGGCCATCCTCAAGGAGGTCGGCTACGTCGGCGCGGGCACGTGCGAGTTCCTCATCGGCGCCGACGGAACCATCTCGTTCCTCGAGGTGAACACGCGCCTCCAGGTGGAGCACCCCGTGTCGGAGGAGATCACCGGCGTCGACCTGGTGCGCGAGCAGTTCCGCCTCGCCGAGGGCGAGGATCTCGGCTACGACGACCCGGTCGCCGACGGCCACTCGATCGAGTTCCGCATCAACGGCGAGGACGCCGGCCGCGGGTTCCTCCCCCAGCCCGGCCCGATCCACGTCTTCAAGACGTTCGGCGGTCCCGGCATCCGCCTCGACTCGGGCGTCACGGCAGGCGACAGCGTCTCCGGCGCGTTCGACTCGCTCCTGGCGAAGATCATCGTCACCGGCCGCGACCGCGCCGAGGCCCTCGAGCGCTCGCGTCGCGCGCTCGACGAGTTCGAGGTCGCCGGCATGCCGACGGTCCTCCCGTTCCACCGCAAGGTGGTCCGCGACCCGGCGTTCACCGCCGAGGACGGGAACTTCGGGGTGTTCACCCGGTGGATCGAGACGGAGTTCGTCAACGACATCGCACCGTGGGACGGCGAGCTCGAATCGCCCAAGCCGAGCGAGAACCGCCACACGGTCGTCGTCGAGGTCGCGGGCAAGCGCCTCGAAGTGAGCCTGCCCGACCGGGTCGTCGCCACGCCCGGCGTCTCCGGACGCCCGGCTGCGGTGCCGCCGTCGCGCCGCTCGCACTCGCCGTCCGTGGTCTCGGGCGCATCCGGAGATGCCGTCAAGGCGCCGATGCAGGCCACGATCGTCAAGGTCGCGGTCGAAGAGGGCCAGCAGGTCGTCAAGGGCGACCTCGTGGTCGTGCTCGAGGCGATGAAGATGGAGCAGCCCATCCAGGCCCACAAGGACGGCACCATCGGCGCGATCAACGCCTCGGCGGGCACCACGGTCTCGGCCGGGCACCAGCTGCTCACGATCTCCTGA